The genomic DNA tatcattatcactTTCTTGTATTACACttccatttttatttgtttcataTTGATCTGTGAAAATATCTTTTTCAACACTTTTTTCGATTTGATCATTATTTGATAAGTTATTGTTTTCTTCCAAAAATTTACATACACTATTTTGTTTACTTTCcatcttattattatcattattattattattattattattattattattattattattattattattataagaatcctttttaattaattcaaatatattccagaaattttttttttttttttattattatcatcattttcttcatttattatatcattattactttttattatattttcttgtatatcatccttttttaataatgtatccttttttcttctattttttcatcattttgtttACTACAATTTTGTTCGTCATCATATATTGATTTatgattatcatatatattgtgtTGCTGATAAGTGgatagattttttttttttttcttcttcttcttcatcattattatttttattatcatcatttatattattatcatcattttttttgttatcatcattttttttgttatcatctttcatattattaccatccttcatattattatcaccattcatattattaccatcattcatattattaccatcattattattattgtcgtGATTTACTATTTCTTCtgcttcttcttcttcttgttgctcttccttttttttatcatcataatcaCCATCATTGTCTTCTTCTACCTCCTTTTGATTCCCCCAATGAATACGATTGGAGCAAGAAAAAGTCTCAACAAAGGCATTTATAAATTTCTCTGTTGTATCCTTCTTAAAACGATCAATCGAAGAAacttttatatctttaaacTTTTCTACAAAAgagtatattttatttttattctcataaaaattattccaCTTCTCTGTAACATTTACCATAGTAGGTGAAtgtgtatttataaataactgtaacttttttttaatatcttcttgatttttatcaaaaaaatgaaaataacttgaacaataatttattttgttaccACATAAATGTTTTGAAGgatcataaataaaattaaataacttctcatcttcatctttaatatttgagaaattattcatatttttaaaatacatataatttcttttatcatatgtatcatcatatatattattattcttatctCTATATGTATTAGGAAATGATGAATATCCATtcgaattatttatattataactattaatattttgtgataatatatttgttgaattactaaaaaaatttgggcatatatatttattttttttattcaataatatatcatcttgtattttatttttttcttgttcatttatatcataagttaaattttttttttttttcgatatattataagtattAGATGacatattactattattattactatgaACAATATCATTACAAACCttatcaattttattatttgttggTTCCACGTTTGTATTTATTACATTCTTAAAATCATGAcatatttcattttcatcattattcaaaaaattagaatatatttgtatacttactaaattaaaatatatataacaggaaaaaataaatttcttgaataagaagaaatacatatatatctcATCATCACTACATAATATCTTAAACAAATGATAATTAAAATTAGACATAGGTCCATTCGTTGTAGATATATATAGTGAACaccattttcttttttctctaTATAAAAGTTCAAAAACTGTTAGACAATTTTCTTTTAACATTCTTATATCTAATTCATATGGGTTAGATTCTTCTATAAAAAATCTACAAGACACATTTAATTTCtcttcataattatatacatatgatgaCTTTTCTTCATATCCTGAATTTAAGAAAgacaaattattttcatttctattacttctatttatattattattattattattatcattcattGTATATGTAggaatattatttcttaattcatttctattttctatattggtgtaattatttttatatattttctcatTCATTTCGTTAGGAACAAAATAATTAGttctattaaaattatatttaacatcttttttattttctaaattattttttttattatattcattcttttttttgctctctccacttttttttttattttcttcaaatagttttttattttcatcatatttttttttaatttcatcatatttttttttattttcatcatatttttttttattttcttcatatttttttttgttttcatcttttatctttttattatcatcgatattttttttgttcttttcatttttctttttattgtaTTCTTTCTTGATAATTTCATTCATCCACTTACTATTACTTTTTGATATACTTTTTCCTTTACTATTAATAGGAACAGATGTATTATCCTTcccttcttttttatttattaaagaaGACTGTTTGtttaatttgtttatatctttatattgttcattttttttggatttgtaatattttttcttatcacTTAAATGGTTGTCATCTATATGGTTGTCATCTATATGGATGTCATCTATATGATTGTCATTTATATGATTGTCATTTATATGATTgtcatctatattattatcatttatatcattatcatctatattattatcatttatatcattatcatctatattattatcatctataacaatatcatcattatttttgatCTTCTCTATCATATCTGAGCTATTATCAcaattcctttttttatcatcattcgATTCAATGTCTTCATCACACTTTTTCTTAACTGCATTAAAAACATTTAAGCATAAATTTCTTATTTCTCCTGTTGAATTCATCATtttgatatacatatatttgatGACATTGTATAATACTAACCAaataacaaaacaaaaaaataaataaataaataatatctacatatatataatatatatatatatatgtttacaaacaaaaaaaaaaaaaaaaaaaaaaaaacatatatttctatatattacaaatgtgattatacaaatgaaaaaaaaaaaaaaaaaaaacataaaactTAAATCaccaaataatataatccCAATGTTTCataacaaatattattaatcttTATAGTCtcgaatatatattaacatataaataacatacatacatacatacataataataacatacaTAAATTCAAATGCTTCAaaatcatattttattaaaaaaaatgataatataacattcaaataaaatgcctatataaaacaatctttatatttgtcataatatatatcaatatttctattatattataatatatagtattgtatatatatatatataatatgatgtATCTAATTATGTAATTTATCatctattttctttttcttttttttttttttaaattataatttatattaactaaaacattatattttaatgcaTCCAAAATAGTTgtcgtatttttttttttttttttttttttttttttcatatcccttaatagaatataatttggttcttcttatttatatatagtctactttttaatatacttttaatactaacaatattataaaataatcattatatatatattatatatatatacaatattttatataatattatattattttattttatttttttgcttTACAAATTCCTCTCTTCTtattgattataataatatattttttttaaaaaattattattgtaatatatgaattaaaatattaaaaaaaaaaattgtatttCTAAATAAATGGTGTTgtattgtatttatatatatatatatctaatatttttataagatataaaagatgatatttttattattatatatgtatgtatgtatatattttcttaacataattatattatatctttgggttatgtattaaaataattacatgaaaatatatatatatattgtaatatatcaatataaatttttctattatatttatttatttttattttacttttatttccttttaaGGTATCtcgaataatataatatatgtaaatataattatcccTATATagttatgtaataatataattatattaatgcTATAAAAAAAGTGTATGTCTCTTTAGATTTTAATAATAGCATATAGGaagtaaattataaattataaattaatatatataatatatataatataaatatataagaatatatatatatatatatatatatatttttcttaatattttcttgttgttatttacttatattttattttaattttattttgttcccccctatatatataatataatatattacacaaaaatatatgcagtatgtatgatatataattttcttttctatgtatttctataaatatgtgtataaaattatggctccttaaaataattataaaaaatatatatttattatgtaaataataatgtgaaataaaaaaaatacaactATAATTTGATGCACATAAAAGAGtagatgtatatatatatatatatatatatatataatatgtacaaaatatttgttcatgtgaatatgtattatttttaaaagctTATTGATacttggaaaaaaaaaaaaaaaaaaaatcaatagaaaaaaaaacaaaaatgattataataaaaatgataatgtaaataaagatataggctcattaaatataactaaaataaaaaaaataaaataatatataaataaaattatcatatatataatataacataaaataatataatagttGTAATAGCAGTCAAGTTTAGTactttgatatttttttggGGGTTGActtacaaaattatatatattatatatatatatatataatatatatatttatatatataaatgaaaaaaaaaaaaaagaattaaagtTGTTCTTTtgataaaatgtatattacaaatatattcttataaaacTGAAatgcaaaaatatattcatatataaatattaacttgtggaaattttttttttttttttgttgtttccataagtaaatatatataaaattatatataaatatatttacactaaataaaaaaaaaaaataataaaataatgttacatctttatatgtaattttataaatatataaataaatatatatatatatatatataatagatatattttttttttttttttttcttataaatataaaaaatatatatttaaattatagagattgttgtttctttttttttttctttaaaccaactatatttttaaatatatatattcttaaatttttatcatacttctaataatatttatatatatatatatatataaatatatatatcatctatatattatttaaatatttataatggtTGTGATTGTAAAATtacaaatttttataatataacaccaaattaataaaaaaaaaaaaaaaagagaaaatgaaaacccacttttttttttttctttatttttatttccataagtataaaaaaaatatgtataaaaaaatataatatttcttataatatataaataaatgtaacttatttttaaaataaataaatataaatatattctatatatataatatatatttaataataataaatataatatatatataaaattaaaaatatatatatatatatcttgtatataaaatataaaaacatatgtatgttattatatataactgttataaaaaaaatcttaGATTAAATTTATGTTGAAGTGGGGGgattaaatcaaaaaaaaaaaaaaaaaaatatatataaaaaataaaaaacatatataatatatatataaatattatacataatataatatatatatataatatatatgtaatatatatgtatatattatgtggGATACGGAAAAATAAATGCCGTTatgttatatacatattatacatattaatattatatatatatatatatatatatatatatctttgtttttgttttttttatgtatggtaataaatgtatgtaatatacatatatatataatatatacatatattatatatataatatatgtataatagaaatatacTTTCAAAAATgcaatgttttattttattttttttttcttcataaaataaatatatggttataaaataaatattatatatatatgtaataatatgatataattatatataaaatatcattatatgtgaataaataatataggatatatatatatataggcctataataatacatgtaaacaaaaataataatttttcctacatgtataaaatatatattttaacataatatatatataatatatatcttgtcaaattattatatatatatatttgaaagaacatatttattatatattattttgttgttacgttattttatatatattatttctatcttactataatatatagataaataatGGATGATTGtatcataaaaatttttctcgttttataaaagtaaaaaaaaaaaagatatatatatatatatatgatacattcttttctttttatcaatataattttatataaataaacaaatgtttatgttaattaattatatatatatataatataactatTCTCTTTTgctgtttatttttaatttgaagaaatattaagtgtgaatgaatattttcattataaatatactactatatatatatatatatatatattatatatttatagaaacatataaatatgaaccATCTTTTTAATTCATGTACTTGTATTTTGTATTatgatttaaatttttaaatataaataaatataagtaatatataagaaccaaaaaaaaaaaaaaaaaaattaaataaaaaataatgaaaataaaaataaaaaaaaatgatatacatatgaataaataaataaacatacatataatttatatatacacacatatataatatttcatataagcTTTTAAATACAGTGTCGTTATAagtatgatatatatatatatatatatatatatatatatatataatgtacaatattatatatatatatatatgcgtatttttttttttttttttacccccaaccatttatattattacattttttaaatgtcaTACTGtgtattgtttatatttttgtttatgcATAGGGTTATGATacttaaaatattcaaaaaaaaaaaaaaaaaaaaggcagagggttttataaatacatacatatataatatatattaactttTTTGTAAtgaatactatatatataaaatgtaagaaatgtaattaattttatttacctttttatattcatatttagtTTGGatataatgttatatatatatatatatatatatatatatatatatatatatatatatgtttagtttttaaaaaaaaagaaatgttcAAATTTAAAACAATTGGTATTATAATCCAAAGATGGAAATACGATACATGTAAATGATAagatatatgaattatattaaggttataaaatttatatatgaaataaaataaaatgacatatatttatatacgtTTGTTGAactatataacatttttagaagatatatatgtaaatacgAGAGTATtctttgtaaatatattaatatatatatatatatatatatatatatattaatttctttaaccttttttttttttttttttttttttttttttcctttaaaaCGTATAAATTTTGGACATGaccaaaataaatatatacacatttaaTGTTTtctaagaaaaataattacgAACGattctataatatattgtatataagtTGACATAAAAATgaggaaatatataatgtgtaCATATACTATAgaccatataaatatatatatatttaaaggaataataaaaaaaaatatatttatataatatatttttgaatatatatatgtattataaaattctttGGAGAAAGTCTTTCAAAAAATGTtgagaaaataatttaaacctaaatttgaaaaaaaaattatatcttatatattatcctactataatataaaaaaaataattaaaaataaaattacattGGTTCTTACAtctctaaatatatatagaacacatacatatataactatatttataattattatagaGAAGAACATATTTCATATGATTTCATTtgattaaatattataaatatattatgtacattttttttttaaattcatttaatattaatatttttaatatataaatgagtccttgagaaaaaaaaaagaaaataatacttTGAAATATAATACCTAGATGTTTTaatctattattttttttttatttgatttaatTGATTTAATcgatttaatttttttattattttttctattaattATGCGTACacaaacaataaaataattataaaaaaaaatatcccttaaaaaaaaaaaaaagaaaatgatctACTATAAAAtactataataatatataaatatattatatgaataatttacaggtggtattattaatacataaaataaatagttgaaaatatttaatacgAATAGTAATGTcttatatgtaaattatattatgcttacacatataaataaataaataaatatatatatatatatatatatatatatatatatataactgtTTTTTATAGTAAGACTTAGGtcgttaaaaaaaaaataaaataaaaatatatgtagaatatttattttatatgtgcatataattatttacataGTTGTAAAacacaaaacaaaaaaaaaaaaaaaaaaaaaaaaataggtaCATTAAACGCACGTGTAAATATActttaataattcaaaaataaaatatattaatttcataaaaaaatggaatatatattcctatatatatatattatgttgtttttataaaaaataaaaagtcgATCCTTTATTATCCTCATTTTTGAacccttttttttcttgtactCTTTtgtctatttttttttcaaatgcatgcataaatagaaatatatttataaaaatatgtaatctTAAAAAGATAGGtcaaaaagataataataataaaaaaaatataaaaagaaaatataaaaagaatctattatatataaataaatgtgtatatatatatatatatatatatatatatatatatatatatttttaatcacataatatatataaaaaaaaagaaaataatatttcaaaatgTTAATggtaaaatttataaatatatacttaattttttttttttttttttttttttttttgaacaattcttatatatataccttatAAAGATttccataaaaataaaaaattttttaaacttttttattttttgtcttgtatatgtttttaattttatatttaattatattttgtaagtATATTCatgtttataaaaagaaaaaatcaatcgataataatacaaaaaaaaaaaaaaatatggtaTTAACAGAAATAATTAAaagtgaagaaaataataaagaaaatcttataagaaataaagaaaaaacaattCTTAAAAAATACGAAAAGgatagatataatattattgaaaaaataagaaacggtttaataacaaaaaataatttattaaatacaaaaaatattacaactgaaaattttttaatagacaaaatatataaatctgATATAGAAGAAGATATAGAAAGTTCTTATttggaatatattaaaacattaTGTACACCTTataagtaaaataaataataataaaaaaaagaaaaagaaaaagatatgATAAGATAAATAATGGAAATGCGATTTTTATAGtaattatatgattatattaatatttttatattttcatataaatataatatatatatatatatatatatgtgtgtgtatataattcctttttcctttttcaaagattaattaatatatacctGGCCTGTTTCCtttttgttatattcatttatattttcatacatTTAATTAAACGTATGTATAAGAAATTTAGAAAGAAAAAGtcaaagaaaaaagaaaaggtaACTATATAAGATATCAATGAGTaacataaatgtatatatatatatatatatatatatatatatatatatatatatgtgtatatatttatttatttatagaaaTTTAAATCTGAAAGTTCTGACAATTTCTTATTAATTgacatattttaataatacagAAAATCAagacacaaatatatatcaattgacacttttatatttccttgttatgttataaaaatacattattatcttttcaattttttacttttatatttttttaaattctatattttataaatatacaaactAAACttcataaattaaaaaaaaaaaaaaaaaaaaaaaaaaaaaaaaaaaaaaatttaaattaaatttaaaatggAATTAGGTATATTAAGAACATTAAGACATAAGTTTATTTTTCTCTATGAcacatgaaaaaaataaataaaataaaatataatgagtGAATAAGAAAACATCtatgtgtaatatatttagataaaatattaaggatatatttttttttaaggaatatataattaataaaaaaaaaaaatgaattttcttttttcttctttttttggaaatatatgattaatataaattttaattatattaaatgcgcaaaaaaaaataataaaatgattataatataatttacaatataaaatacacacacaaacaaaaatataaatataaatatatatatatatatatatatatatattatatatataattacatgtacacttttattttttccatatttatatgatttcaATTTTTTCTAACCTATAATTGTACACATATTTTTCAAGTTCATCAAAATCTGTTGTTCTTTCTTTAAATCTTTTCTGTAGGATAAAAAagcatttttctttttcttgaactggaaagaaattatttattaatttaataagtAATTtccatatatgtattaattctTGATCATTCataatatcattaaaaagaatatgtttttgtttttcatcTGAAATATTAAGATTTTTGATTTCtttatttccttttataaaattttgagTAATTAATTCtagtatattattaattaatatttcatatttcttttcattactttttttttttgtttctttaataagttcaaaaaatttatcatatatatctttttttaatatttctctGAAGGATGCTATTAATAATTTAGCATTATCTAATTTTAAGCTACTACATTTATTGTTAACATCTGattgttctttatttttaaaaatattattattattattattattattgttgttattattttgtgtgtctatatcattttcatttttattatctatatatatactttttttttctggaTTTTTCccttttgtaatattttgtATCATACTTAAAATTTTCGGTTggtttttcatttttttgctgggattaaatgaaaatttattttgtgCCATATCATgtttatttgattttttatttttatcacttttaataaaacaatCTTGAAAATTTTTTCCTATTAATTTAGTtgaactattattatttgctTTTTCTATAGATTGATTATTATCTTTACTAGTAAAACCTCCTTCACTTATtgtattactattattaatatcgtatatattatcattataattattcattagttttgttttattagatgtttgatttttattttgatcacTTTCTAATTGTAATCTATCATTTAAACctttaaataattcaaagAATTTATCTATATCACTTTGTATTTGTTCTACATCTCTATAAATTCTAAAATGTGTTCTAACCCATTTAGATATTTCTTTAATTCTTTGATTATTAGAAAAACGTgaatctaaaaaaaaaatcgctccataatcatttttatgtCTAATAACCCTTCCTATAGATTGATTAATTGATCTCATAGCTTCTTCATTATACCATTTATTTCCTttggatatattattatttgatgttATATTTGAAGTATTAGAACCTTcttcaattttattatatttaaaattatctagaaattcttttttaaaaattattttactaTCATATACATTACCATAAGGTAATCCACAAATTATAACACCACGACAACAATCATCTTTAAAATCTATTCCTTCAGATATTTTACCTCGACACACACCCATAAGTATAGcaccttttcttttttttttaataagaatTTCATATTGATCtaaaatatcttttaaatCTGTAGCTTTATTAGGTTCCACaaatattgttttatatgtatttattttatcgtATATTTTCATTCTCTTCCATGAATTCACAGTTTCAGTCATTGAGctatatgatgaaaaaaatattaacactCCATAAGGAATACAAACaataatatcaaaaataCAATTTCCTAAGGATcgaatataattttcatttgctctattttcatatgttgataataatatttgattattataatgagtCATGCATCCTACAAATAATTGATGTGATTTTATAACATGATCATTTtctaatatatgtttaaaagaaaaataattccCACTTAATTGTTTTGAAAATGGTTCAATAGGTGAAAGAGTTCCAGAGGTTACTATTATggaattaattttttcttttattattccaCATAAGCTAGCTGTAGCTGAAAAACACAACAAAGAAATAGTTTTGCATACaccactattattattattattattattattattattgtttaatGTATTTGATGGTGTATtactataaatattattatttccaaatatatcattattattattgtcatatgcaatttttttttttataaaacgaTTCATACCATCATAATATTTACCactattaataaaattcatAGAATCCACACTACCACCaacactattattattattattattattgttgttgtaaTTATTGTTGTAATTATTGTATGTGTCTGTATTGTTTatcttttcttcatttatatataaattaaaatattcaataCAATTTTTTACTATATCACTAAATAATATACCAAATGCTTTTTTAACATGATCTATACTAGCTATAAatctattaatattttttacatccATTTGagataatttaaaatcatttgtatatttatttaataattcaatCATAGctgataataaattattaaaattatcaaaattatcctttgtaatattttatactatttttttcaaaaatttcaaatatttgttttccttgatatattttatgtttttctttaatttttttttttcatttttttctaaatgtAAATTAGTTAACCATGTTATTAAAGCATTTATACTTctattcaaaataaataattcatcaatattaattttatcttttatttctttatctaTTTCATTTACTTTTTCTAATATGGTTAATG from Plasmodium sp. gorilla clade G2 genome assembly, contig: PADLG01_00_39, whole genome shotgun sequence includes the following:
- a CDS encoding transcription factor with AP2 domain(s), putative, which produces MMNSTGEIRNLCLNVFNAVKKKCDEDIESNDDKKRNCDNSSDMIEKIKNNDDIVIDDNNIDDNDINDNNIDDNDINDNNIDDNHINDNHINDNHIDDIHIDDNHIDDNHLSDKKKYYKSKKNEQYKDINKLNKQSSLINKKEGKDNTSVPINSKGKSISKSNSKWMNEIIKKEYNKKKNEKNKKNIDDNKKIKDENKKKYEENKKKYDENKKKYDEIKKKYDENKKLFEENKKKSGESKKKNEYNKKNNLENKKDVKYNFNRTNYFVPNEMNEKIYKNNYTNIENRNELRNNIPTYTMNDNNNNNNINRSNRNENNLSFLNSGYEEKSSYVYNYEEKLNVSCRFFIEESNPYELDIRMLKENCLTVFELLYREKRKWCSLYISTTNGPMSNFNYHLFKILCSDDEIYMYFFLFKKFIFSCYIYFNLVSIQIYSNFLNNDENEICHDFKNVINTNVEPTNNKIDKVCNDIVHSNNNSNMSSNTYNISKKKKNLTYDINEQEKNKIQDDILLNKKNKYICPNFFSNSTNILSQNINSYNINNSNGYSSFPNTYRDKNNNIYDDTYDKRNYMYFKNMNNFSNIKDEDEKLFNFIYDPSKHLCGNKINYCSSYFHFFDKNQEDIKKKLQLFINTHSPTMVNVTEKWNNFYENKNKIYSFVEKFKDIKVSSIDRFKKDTTEKFINAFVETFSCSNRIHWGNQKEVEEDNDGDYDDKKKEEQQEEEEAEEIVNHDNNNNDGNNMNDGNNMNGDNNMKDGNNMKDDNKKNDDNKKNDDNNINDDNKNNNDEEEEEKKKKSIHLSATQYI
- a CDS encoding DNA repair helicase,putative, which gives rise to MDVETLSEIGKGNSVGQNIHFCPFYATREIQMNVILFLLPYNYLFEESTLSFKLKDTDLNFFLEALKATLTILEKVNEIDKEIKDKINIDELFILNRTMIELLNKYTNDFKLSQMDVKNINRFIASIDHVKKAFGILFSDIVKNCIEYFNLYINEEKINNTDTYNNYNNNYNNNNNNNNNSVGGSVDSMNFINSGKYYDGMNRFIKKKIAYDNNNNDIFGNNNIYSNTPSNTLNNNNNNNNNNNSGVCKTISLLCFSATASLCGIIKEKINSIIVTSGTLSPIEPFSKQLSGNYFSFKHILENDHVIKSHQLFVGCMTHYNNQILLSTYENRANENYIRSLGNCIFDIIVCIPYGVLIFFSSYSSMTETVNSWKRMKIYDKINTYKTIFVEPNKATDLKDILDQYEILIKKKRKGAILMGVCRGKISEGIDFKDDCCRGVIICGLPYGNVYDSKIIFKKEFLDNFKYNKIEEGSNTSNITSNNNISKGNKWYNEEAMRSINQSIGRVIRHKNDYGAIFFLDSRFSNNQRIKEISKWVRTHFRIYRDVEQIQSDIDKFFELFKGLNDRLQLESDQNKNQTSNKTKLMNNYNDNIYDINNSNTISEGGFTSKDNNQSIEKANNNSSTKLIGKNFQDCFIKSDKNKKSNKHDMAQNKFSFNPSKKMKNQPKILSMIQNITKGKNPEKKSIYIDNKNENDIDTQNNNNNNNNNNNNIFKNKEQSDVNNKCSSLKLDNAKLLIASFREILKKDIYDKFFELIKETKKKSNEKKYEILINNILELITQNFIKGNKEIKNLNISDEKQKHILFNDIMNDQELIHIWKLLIKLINNFFPVQEKEKCFFILQKRFKERTTDFDELEKYVYNYRLEKIEII